Part of the Methanobrevibacter arboriphilus JCM 13429 = DSM 1125 genome, TATTTATTTAAAAATATCAATGATAAAAAATTTGATAAAAAATGGAAATATTATAATTCTCAAGTATATATTTAATAAAACCAAAAAATTTCATTTTTTTATAGTTTTTTATTTATACTTTATTTTCTATTATTTTTATATTTAGGGGACTATTAGAAAAGTAGTTGATAAAATGATAAATTTTAAGTTCTTTTTTTAAAAAATTTGGAGTGAGATTCATTTTCTTGAATCTCAAGCTATGTAGCTAGGTTTATATTATTTTTTCTAATATTTAAATTTTCTTATTATTATTATTACTAATTTTTATTATAGTAATATTCATATATTTTTTATTACATATTTTTTTATCGTGGTATTACTAAGTTCCTAAGTTGTAGAGTTTATCTTTTTTGGGGAAACAGTGTCTCTGATTCTCTTCTATAACTATAAAGGGGTGTTAGTATATCAGATAATTTAAATATATTTTTATAAAAGCTTTCACAATATCAATTATTTGTATTGCTAACCTTCTGATTAAATTGAATATTTAAGGAAGTTTACGGAAGTTAATGTACCATATTTTCCCTTTATCTAGTTTTCTCATGACATTTATATGATTTTTATTAGTTCAGGGTGTTTTTTATCTAGTAAAAGTCTCTTAGGGAAGATTTTATGGTTTTCGCCCCTATAATATTTTTTTTATTTCAATTAATTCATTTTAAATCTTTTATGTATTTTAAAACAGCTATTGCGTCTTGTTTTTTAACATCAACAAGTTCAACAATAAAATCTATTAATTTTTCTTTTTTTCCTTCATCAATACTTGAGTTTTTAAAAATATTGTAATATGTTCTTTTAGGATAATAAATGGATTTAGCTACACTTATTAATTCTTTTCTTTCATCATCATTAATAATGCCTGATTTCACTGCTTCTTTAAATTTATAATCAACATTTACCAATGCTTCAGAAAATGGCTCTCCAGTTGCACTGTCAAAAACAATAGCTACATCATCATCAGATTCAATGTTTCCTGATGAGTATTCATTATAAACATATCCAATTCCCTTCATTCCAAGACTATCTAACTCAGATGCTCTAAGAGCACCCATACTTCCTCCACCAACTATTGTTATCCCCTTGTTTATAGCTTCTATAATTTCTTTATGTCCAACAGCAGGACTTTGATGAAAAACACCATCTATTATACCAATAATATCTGGAGAATCTTGCATTGCTTTTAAAATATCTCCCCTTTGAATTGGTTCTCGGTAATCTGCTTTTAATATTTTAGATGCTTCTTCAATCGATAGTGAAGGCCCAGTAAATATTATTATCTTTTTTTCATCCATTTTATCTTTTTTAGATTTAATTAGTATATTATTATAATTTTTCTAATTATTATAATTCTTTTATCTATTTAAATTTCATCCAACGTTTCCCAACTCTATCAGGATCAATTGAAAAGTTTTCAGTTCCTGGAATAATTACCCTAACTACATTTATTCCAATTTCTTTTCTTGTAAGATTTTTAAATAATATTTTATCGATATTATTCCTTTTCAATTCATTAGTTGTTATTTCTATATCTTTTTTCAATGAATCAGTACTTTTATCCTCAATATCACTTAAATCAACTATATCATCGTTTTCTTGTTCTTCAAAATAATGTTTATTGATTTTTTTCATACGTTCATAACCAGCTTTACGCATTAAAACTGCTCTTGAAGTATCTTCTCTTGTCCCATGGATTTGTGTAGCTCTACTTTGTGCTACTTCAGTTAAAGCTCTCATAACTGCAATTTCTGGGTTTAAATGAGTACCAATTCCAAGTGTTAAAAGTGCAGGGTCTTTAAGTATTGTGTCATCTGCTGTAGCTGCAATTGTTGGAATGGCTATATCTGCAGTTAAATCCATGAGTTTTATATTGATAGATTCTTTTTTAAACTTTTCAAGTAATTCATTGATTAAAGGATTTTCTATATTATCAATATTTATACATTTTTTATTTTTCTTAGTTAACTCAAAAATACTCCAGGCATCCCTTTCTATTACTTCAAGCATTCCATGAAGAACAGCTTCTTCTAGAACATTTCCAGAAGCTAAACCATTGGTGTTTCCTTTAAAAATAGCTGATGTGTTTTTCGCATCTTTAGGAATATATGGATGAAAAATCGCATTAGATGGAATATAATAATCATTTTCTGTGATTATATCTTTTGTTAGAGTCCATTCTATCTTTCTTTCTTTTTCAAAGTCCAAACTTTTAACTTCATTTGATATAATCAGATCATCTGGATGGATAAATTTCTCACCATCCATCTCACTTAAAGTAGCTAATTTGGAGTTTTCATCATCAATGCTTTGTTTTTCTGCAGAGTATCTTTCAAAGCCTTCCATCATAGCTGATGCTTTAGCTTGGTCTTTTTTAGCTCCTTTTCCAGCATAAATACTCACCCCTCCATCTTGTGCTGTGGGTCGAATAGCTGAAAATACAGGAATTCCTATTCTGTCTAAGTGGGTTATATCAGTAACTCTAGTTATTCCAGCTATTTTTAACTTGTCTTTATATTCAGCTATTGTTTTAGAAGGTTCTATAGCTCTGTGTGTACATGAAAAATAGCTAATTTGGATATCTGAAAACATGCTAACCACTTAATTTTATAAAAATATTCTGATTTTATAATTATTTCAATTTTATATTTATATTTATTTCAGTTTATAATAATTTTAATTTTACAAATAGGGTTAATTTAATAAATAATTTAAATTTTATAAATAATTTTAATATTATAAATAATTTTAATTTTTTAATTAATTAAAAAAGAATCCTGTAAATGAGAAATAAACCATAATTCCTGCTACTATTACACTAGCTAACCATATAAATGGATCCCATCTAAATACTTTAGCTCCATCTAATATTCCAATTGGTATTAAGTTGAATAATGCTAAAAATGCATTGATTGAAAAACCTAGTAGGCATGTTTGGAATAATATATTTACCCATAATGGAACAGCTATCAATGGATTAAACAATCCAATGTAGGTATTACCTAGCATCAAAGCTACAGCTAAGAAGATTAGAGATAGAATTATATTTGTTAAAGGTCCAGATATAGAGATTATTCCATTTTCTCTATCAGTCATATATTGTCCATAAATATGAACTGCTCCTGGAGCTGCAAAGATAAAACCAAATGCTGAACTTACCAGTGCTATGAATAATCCTGGTGTCCAAGTTTTATATTCTGCCCAATAACCATATCTCATTGCACTTATTTTGTGTGCTACTTCGTGAAGTATGAATCCTAATCCCACACCAACCATTACCATAGGCAGTATATTGAGTATATTTGTAAAATCTAACCTAGAGTAAAGAATTGAAAAGGCTAAGGAAATTATAAAAAATGATATAAATAAGTCTCTTATTTCATTAGAACTAAATTTAAACATATATTTATAATTATTATCTAAAGTTTATAAATTTTTGCAATATTTTTATAACTTTTAGAAATTTAAAATATTAAATTTTCTAAAAATACTAATATTATTAATTCTATATATAGTAAGCATGAAAGATAGTAGGGTTATAAAAAACATTGAAAATAATTCAACTAAAAATGATTCAATTAAAATTAATTCAGCTAATAATAATTTAACTGAGAATAATTCAGCTAGGGATAATTCAGCTAAGAATAATTTAACTGAGAATAATTCAGCTAAGAATATTTTAGCTAAAAACAATTCATATAAAAATAGCTTAGCTAAAAATGCTTCAATTAAAAATAACTCAACTGAAAGTAATTTAAATAATGTTATTTCGTCTGAAGATTATTTAGATAGTGATTTATGTGAAGATAAAATATGTGAGTTTTCTATTGATAGTAGTTATGGAGATTTAATAGCTGAAACAGATTATTGGGAAATATTTTTAGCTCCTTCTCAAAGATACTTAGGAACTTGTGTTGTTAGCTTAAAAAGACGATGTGAAGATTTAAAAGATTTATATTTAGAAGAATGGGCTGATTTTGGAAAATTAGTTGAAAGTATGGAATTAGCTAATAAAAAAACTTTCAATGCGGATTTATTTAATTGGAGTTGTCTAAAAAATTCAGTTTTTAGAAATAATAATCCTAAACCTCATATTCATTGGCACTTTATTCCTAGATATAAAAAACCTGTTGTTTTTGAAGGTTTAGAATTTAATGATCCTGATTTTGGTTTCTTTGCAAGGGCAATTACTAAAAAAATTTCTTCTAAAATGAGAACTGATTTAATTGCGTTGATTAAGGAAAATTTGGACATTTAGATATTTTGAAATTGAATATTTAGATATTTTGAAACTTTGATATTTAGATATCATTTGGATAATTTGGATATTTAGATATCATTTGAATATTTGGATATTTGGATATTTGGATATTTAATAATTTTATAATGTTTATAATGATTAAGGTGTAAAATTTGAAAGATAAGACTATTAATGATAGGACTAAGAGTATTTTAAATAGAATGGATGAAAAAGATTATGATGGAATGCTTCTAACTCAGTTTAATAATATTAAATATGTTTCCAATTATCTTCCTTCGAGTTTTGCAATATGTCTTTTAAAAGAAGATCCTGTCATATTTACAACAGCTATGGATAAAGAATTAGCTTCAAATTCATCATGGATTGAAGTAGAGGAATTTAAATCAATTTCAGAATTAAAAGAAGTTTTCAATAAAGAAAATCTTAAAAAGATAGCTATTGAAGGAAATCTTCCTGTAAGTTCTTATAAAAAATTATGCGCCGATAAAACAAAAAAAGAGAGTTGGGAATTGTCTGTTGAAGATTTTTTAGAAAAAGAACGCATGATCAAATCTAATAATGAAATTAAAATGATAAAAAAAGCAACAGATATTGCTCATAAATCTTTTATAGAATTGGATATTCGTGAAAAACAAGAAAATTCAATAACTGACTGGGAAATAGCTTATGAACTTGGCTACTTAATTAGAAGTAATGGGGCTAGTGAGGAATCTTTTGAAACAATCGTTGCTACTGGATCAAATTCATCCCTTCCTCATGCAACTATTGAAAATAGGAAACTTGAGGATTTAATTTTAATGGATTGGGGTTCTAAGTGTAATGGCTATTGTTCTGATACAAGTAGAACTATGATTGATTATAATAATGAAAAACAAAAAGAAGTTTTTGATATAGTTCTTGAAGCTTATAATAAGGCAATTAAGACAGTAAAAGCTGGAAAAATTGCTTGTGAGATTGATAATGTAGCTAGGTCCATAATTGGGGATTATGGTTATAGTGAAAATTTTATTCATTCAACTGGCCATAGTTTAGGTCTTAATATTCATGAAACACCGAGTATTTCTAAAAAAGATAAAACTGTTTTAGAAGAGAATATGGTTGTTACAATAGAACCTGGAATATATTTGGAAGGGGAATTTGGTGTTAGAATAGAGGATACTATTGTTGTTGGTAAACATAAAGCTGAAATTATTGGAAATCTCCCTTATGAACTTTAAAATTAGTTTTATTTTTTTCCATATATAATCATAGCATTATTAAGTTCCTAAGTTGTAGAAGACTTTTTAGAATTTTCTATGCAGTAATTTTTCCTATGTATAGAAATATGGAGATAGTAGTATTTCATATAATTTTAAGGAAACATTGATAAATTTCTATTTATCTATTTTTATTTATTTTATTTTTAATCAATATTTTTAAAATACAACTATCTTTTTGTTTTTTTAAAATAATACTCTTTAATCTTAATTTTACTATTTATATTAAATATTAACTTTTAAATTGAATAATATTTATTAATCACTTCTTAAATATTCATTAATACTTATTAATTATAGTTTTTTTATTTTTTTCATGATATTATTTTTTTTATGGTGTTAATGTGATTATAAATGATTTAATTTATTTAATTTCTAAATTTATTGATGATAAAATCCCTAAAAAATATTCAATTAGTTTTCAAGAGATTTTATTAGTAAGTGGAATATTTACTGTAGCTTCAGAGATTTTAGCTATATTAATTATTTTTGTAGTATTTTTATTAATCTTATTCATATTTTTATCTATTATTTTTAATTTTGATTTATTAATATCAATAGTGCTTGCAATAGCTATCCCTCCTGGATTTTTAGCATGTATTATAATATATAAATCTGAAAAAAGAAGTGAAAATGTAGAAAAATCGATTCCTGATTTTTTAAGACAATTAGCTTCAATGTTGAGAGTAGGTTTAAGTTTTGAAAATGCAATGGAAGAATTATCTAAATATGGGTCTGGTCCATTATATGATGAGATAAAACGTTCAGTAATTGAGATAAAAATGGGTAGAGATTTTAATGAAAGTATGGTGGCAATATCAGCTAGATTAAAGTCTAAAAATCTTGAAAGAACTTTTAAGTTGATAATTGAAGCTAAAAAAACTGGTGGAAATTTAGCTGATATAATTGAAAATGTATCGGATGATTTAAGAGAATTAAATGCTTTAAAAAGAGATAGAAAGTCAAGCGTAATGATGGCAGTTATTTTTTTAGTGATTTCTGCTGTTATCGCTGCTCCATTTGCTCTGGGTATGATTGGAATTTATTCTTCTTTTATGACAAGTCTTGGTAAAGGTAGTGAACTCATTGAAACTTCAAAAATAGCTGCAGGGTCTTATATTATTATTCATTCTATTTTAGCTGGTTTAATTATTAGTTTAGTAATGTATGGTAATGTTAAAAAAGGAATAAAATTTTCAATTCCTTTATTGATAATAGCTTATAGTTTATTTTACATAATAAGCAATTTTGGATCTTATTTTTTAGCAATTTAAACAATTAATTATAGGCTGATTTTTGAAATAGTTTAATGGTTAGGTGGATTATATGGTTAATTTGAATTTTGTTAGTTTGAAGTCTAAATTTTTTAGTTTGAAGCTTGATATGTTAATATTTGATGAAAGTGGACAGTCAAGTGCTGAATTGATTCTTTTAATTGGTGGTATGATTGTGATTGTTTTAATCGCTATGTCTTTTTATAAAAGCTATATTTTAAGTATTGGGGATGAAATCAGCTCTAATGAACTTAATAATATCAATAAGTCTATTGAAAGTATTCATTCAAAGTTTTGATTGTTTAAATTGATTTATATTTTGTTTTAATTTTTTATATTCTATTTTATTTTAATTATTATAATTTAAGTTTAAATCTATTTTAAAGTTCCAACAATTATTTAAATCTTTATTTAAAAATATATTAATAAATATAATATTATAAAGAATATAATAATGAATATATTAAAGAATATAACAATAGAGGTATTATATTAAAATGTAATATATGATGTATTAATTATGAATGTAATAGTAAATAATGAATCTATTAACTATGGATGTATTAAGAAATATATTATTATAATGAATATTAATGAATTGTTGATCTAATCTAATGATTTAATTTAAGTTTTAATCTAATATTTAATTTAGATATGTTTTATTAATTTAAGTTAATGTGATTAATTTAATGTTTGTACTTTAACAATATTCATATGAATTATAAAATTTAAAATTGGGGTGTATAGATGAAAATGCTAATTAATGGAGAATTTAAATCTAAAGAAGAACTTTTTGATGTTAAAAATCCATATAATAATGAAATTGTAGATACAGTTCCTATTGGTGATAGGGGAGATGTTAAACTTGCTATTTCTGCTGCAAATAAAGCAAAAAAAGAACTAAATGATTTTTCTTCAAAAAAAGTATCTGAAGGATTGTATTCTGCTTATGAATCTTTAAAAAGTGAAAAAAAATCATTAGCTAAGTTAATAACAAAAGAAACAGGAAAACCAATCAAAGATTCTATAGGTGAGATGGAAAGATCAGTTGAAACTTTAAAATTTGCTGCAGAAGAAGCTAAAAGAATTTATGGAGAAACTGTACCTTTAGATGCAGGGATTGGTGGAAAAGGATTTTTTGCTTTTACTCAAAAGATTCCTTTAGGTGTTGTTGCAGCTATTACTCCTTTTAATTATCCTGTAAATTTAGCTATTCATAAAATTGCCCCAGCGATTGCTGCAAAAAATACAACCATATTAAAACCATCACTTCAAGCTCCTCTTGCTGCCATGAGGCTTGTTGAGATTATATCTCAAGAATTTCCAGATGGTGTTATTAATACTGTCACTGGCTTTGGTGGGGAAATTGGAGATGAGTTAACAGTAAATGATGATATAGATAAAATTTCTTTTACTGGTAGTGTAGCTACTGGGCTTTTAATTTCAAATCGAGCTGGAATGAAAAAGATAACATTGGAACTTGGTGGAAATGATCCTTTAATTGTCCTTGAAGATGCTGACATTGAAAAATCTGTGAAAGCTGCTGTTTTAGGTTCTTATCTTTATTCTGGTCAAGTTTGTATGGCTGTTAAGAGAATTATTGTTGATGAAGTTATAGCTGATGAATTCATTGACTTATTTGTTAAGGAAACTGAAAAACTTAAAATAGGAGATCCAATGGATCCTAAAACTGACATTGGTCCTTTAATTGATGAAGATGCGGCTAAGATGGTTGAACAGTCTGTTGTTAGGTCTTATAAAAGAGGCGCTAGACTTTTAACTGGTGGAAATCGTGATGGTAACTTTTTTGAGCCAACTATTCTGGACAATATAACTTCTGACATGGATATTGTTGTAAATGAGACTTTTGGTCCTGTTTCACCTATAATTCGGGTTAATGGTGTTGAAGAAGCTATATCTGCAGCTAATAATTCTGAATTTGGGCTTCAAGCTGGTGTGTTTACTGAAAGTCTTAAGAATGCTTTAAAATGTGCAAATGAAATTGAGGCAGGTTCTGTTTTTATCAATAAACAATCTACTTTTAGAACCGATAACATGCCATTTGGTGGATTTAAAATGAGTGGGATGGGAAAAGAAGGAGTTAAATATGCTGTTAATGATATGACTAGATCTAAATTAATTGCTATGAACTTAAGATAAAAGTAAAGTTAAAAAAAATGGAAAAATGAAATTTCCATTTATCAATCATTACGTGGTATATAAGGTATAATAGCTTCGATAAAATTGCTTAATGGCATTGTTTGTACCCAAACCTTTCCAGGTCCAGTTAAAGTGCCTAAGAAAAGACCTTCTCCTCCAAACATGATATTTTTAGCACCTTTAACTCTTTGTATATCAAAATCAACAGATTCATCCATCGCAGCAAGGTGACCTTGATCTATAACTAATTTTTCACCTTCTTTTAAATCGTATTCTACAACTTCTCCATCGATTTCTAAAAAGACTATTCCAACTCCTGAAAATTTTTGAAGTATGAATCCTTCTCCTCCAAACAGTCCAGTACCTAATTTTTTTCTAAAATGCATATTAATATCAACATCCTTTTCTGATGCTAGATAAGCACTTTTTTGAGCAATTATTGTTTTATTACCATCTAACTCTATTGGAATTATTTTTCCGGGAAAACTATTTGCAAAACCAATTTCTTGATCGTCTTCTTCGGCTGTAAAGAAATTTAAAAAAATAGAATCTCCTGCTAATGCTCTACCAAGACCTTTAAGGATTCCTCCTCCAGTACTACTTTCCATCTTAATTTTTGATGTCATTAGTGCCATGGATCCTCCTTCATTTTTCATAGTTTCTCCTTTTTCTAATTTACAAATTACCATTGGGAAAGATCCACCTTTAATCTCATATTCCATTTTATCACTACCATATTTTTCATTTTTTCAATGATTTTATTATATAATAAATAAATTTTCATTGGTTAATATATAAGTTTTTATATAAGACTTTGTTTTTATAATTCAAAAAGGAATATTTATAATACTAAAAAATCAATATATTTTTAAATTGATTAGATTAATAATATTTTTAAACTAATATATATTTTAATTAATAATATATTAATTAATAATATTAATAATACGTTAATTAATGATATTAATAACAAAATAATTAATGATATTATTAATAATACTAATAATAATACTGAATAATAATTTATTATTAATTAATTATCTCTTTAAATTTAAAAATAATTTTATAAGCTTTAAAACATTTTCATTTGTTTTAAAACAATATATGGGTGTTCCTATGGAAACTATGAATAGGAATCAAGTTATTCAAGAAATAAGTCAATTATTGAGTGGAGGAGGATTTGAAACTTCACAGGTCTATTATCAAAGTTGTTTTGATATGGCTGCTCGAAAAAAATTACTTTTAATTCTTTTAAAAGTGTTAGTTAATATTGATAGTGTTAATGAGGCACATGTTCAAGAAATAAGAAAGGTAGCTAGCACTTTCCTTGCATCTCCTCTTGTTGTGGGGGTTAAATCTAAAACACATAAGCTTGAGGAGGATGTTGTTTATGAAAGACATGGTCTTCCAGTTATTGGTATTGATACTCTTAAAAATATAATTTTATATGATGAATATCCTGAGTTTTTAGCTGATAGGGGAGGATATTATGTTAATATCAATGGAAACATTTTAAAAGAGTACCGTGATGAATACTCTCTTTCACTAAAGGATTTAGCTGATCTTGCTCATGTTTCAAGGGAAACTATTTATAAATATGAGAATGATATGGTTAGAGCTAATCCTGAAACAGCAATGATTCTTGAAGATATTTTAAATATGAAGATTACTGTTGACATTGATTTATTTAATATTAAATCTGATAAAACAGATTTTAATAAGATTAGCTCTGATAATTCAATAAATAATGAAAAAACAAAAGATTTAGCTAATTTAGGTTTTGGAGTTCTTGAAACTAAAAGCACACCTTTTGATGCATTAGCTATTGAAAAAGGAGTTAATGATTATTCAACAGAAGAAAATCCGCTTATAGCTAGTTTAGACAGTAATCGTCCTGAAAAAACTCTTCATAAGATGGCTATTAGTTTAAAAGATTTATCTTTGATAACTGATTCTGACTCTTTTTTCATTGTCAATAACAAGAAGATTAAGGATTCTTTAGATGGTATTCCTGTTATTAGGTCATGGGAATTAAAAGAAGCAGAGGATTCTAAAGAATTTTTGAATTTAGTTAAAGAAAGAAGAGATAATTAGTTTTAACTTTATAATTACTATTATTTTTATTATTAATTAAAATATTGATATTATAACATATTTTTATCAGATTTATAATCGAAATAGTT contains:
- a CDS encoding TfuA-related McrA-glycine thioamidation protein — its product is MDEKKIIIFTGPSLSIEEASKILKADYREPIQRGDILKAMQDSPDIIGIIDGVFHQSPAVGHKEIIEAINKGITIVGGGSMGALRASELDSLGMKGIGYVYNEYSSGNIESDDDVAIVFDSATGEPFSEALVNVDYKFKEAVKSGIINDDERKELISVAKSIYYPKRTYYNIFKNSSIDEGKKEKLIDFIVELVDVKKQDAIAVLKYIKDLK
- a CDS encoding YcaO-related McrA-glycine thioamidation protein; the protein is MFSDIQISYFSCTHRAIEPSKTIAEYKDKLKIAGITRVTDITHLDRIGIPVFSAIRPTAQDGGVSIYAGKGAKKDQAKASAMMEGFERYSAEKQSIDDENSKLATLSEMDGEKFIHPDDLIISNEVKSLDFEKERKIEWTLTKDIITENDYYIPSNAIFHPYIPKDAKNTSAIFKGNTNGLASGNVLEEAVLHGMLEVIERDAWSIFELTKKNKKCINIDNIENPLINELLEKFKKESINIKLMDLTADIAIPTIAATADDTILKDPALLTLGIGTHLNPEIAVMRALTEVAQSRATQIHGTREDTSRAVLMRKAGYERMKKINKHYFEEQENDDIVDLSDIEDKSTDSLKKDIEITTNELKRNNIDKILFKNLTRKEIGINVVRVIIPGTENFSIDPDRVGKRWMKFK
- a CDS encoding site-2 protease family protein, whose amino-acid sequence is MFKFSSNEIRDLFISFFIISLAFSILYSRLDFTNILNILPMVMVGVGLGFILHEVAHKISAMRYGYWAEYKTWTPGLFIALVSSAFGFIFAAPGAVHIYGQYMTDRENGIISISGPLTNIILSLIFLAVALMLGNTYIGLFNPLIAVPLWVNILFQTCLLGFSINAFLALFNLIPIGILDGAKVFRWDPFIWLASVIVAGIMVYFSFTGFFFN
- a CDS encoding HIT family protein, which produces MKDSRVIKNIENNSTKNDSIKINSANNNLTENNSARDNSAKNNLTENNSAKNILAKNNSYKNSLAKNASIKNNSTESNLNNVISSEDYLDSDLCEDKICEFSIDSSYGDLIAETDYWEIFLAPSQRYLGTCVVSLKRRCEDLKDLYLEEWADFGKLVESMELANKKTFNADLFNWSCLKNSVFRNNNPKPHIHWHFIPRYKKPVVFEGLEFNDPDFGFFARAITKKISSKMRTDLIALIKENLDI
- a CDS encoding M24 family metallopeptidase — encoded protein: MKDKTINDRTKSILNRMDEKDYDGMLLTQFNNIKYVSNYLPSSFAICLLKEDPVIFTTAMDKELASNSSWIEVEEFKSISELKEVFNKENLKKIAIEGNLPVSSYKKLCADKTKKESWELSVEDFLEKERMIKSNNEIKMIKKATDIAHKSFIELDIREKQENSITDWEIAYELGYLIRSNGASEESFETIVATGSNSSLPHATIENRKLEDLILMDWGSKCNGYCSDTSRTMIDYNNEKQKEVFDIVLEAYNKAIKTVKAGKIACEIDNVARSIIGDYGYSENFIHSTGHSLGLNIHETPSISKKDKTVLEENMVVTIEPGIYLEGEFGVRIEDTIVVGKHKAEIIGNLPYEL
- a CDS encoding type II secretion system F family protein — translated: MIINDLIYLISKFIDDKIPKKYSISFQEILLVSGIFTVASEILAILIIFVVFLLILFIFLSIIFNFDLLISIVLAIAIPPGFLACIIIYKSEKRSENVEKSIPDFLRQLASMLRVGLSFENAMEELSKYGSGPLYDEIKRSVIEIKMGRDFNESMVAISARLKSKNLERTFKLIIEAKKTGGNLADIIENVSDDLRELNALKRDRKSSVMMAVIFLVISAVIAAPFALGMIGIYSSFMTSLGKGSELIETSKIAAGSYIIIHSILAGLIISLVMYGNVKKGIKFSIPLLIIAYSLFYIISNFGSYFLAI
- a CDS encoding class III signal peptide-containing protein, whose translation is MVNLNFVSLKSKFFSLKLDMLIFDESGQSSAELILLIGGMIVIVLIAMSFYKSYILSIGDEISSNELNNINKSIESIHSKF
- a CDS encoding lactaldehyde dehydrogenase, which codes for MKMLINGEFKSKEELFDVKNPYNNEIVDTVPIGDRGDVKLAISAANKAKKELNDFSSKKVSEGLYSAYESLKSEKKSLAKLITKETGKPIKDSIGEMERSVETLKFAAEEAKRIYGETVPLDAGIGGKGFFAFTQKIPLGVVAAITPFNYPVNLAIHKIAPAIAAKNTTILKPSLQAPLAAMRLVEIISQEFPDGVINTVTGFGGEIGDELTVNDDIDKISFTGSVATGLLISNRAGMKKITLELGGNDPLIVLEDADIEKSVKAAVLGSYLYSGQVCMAVKRIIVDEVIADEFIDLFVKETEKLKIGDPMDPKTDIGPLIDEDAAKMVEQSVVRSYKRGARLLTGGNRDGNFFEPTILDNITSDMDIVVNETFGPVSPIIRVNGVEEAISAANNSEFGLQAGVFTESLKNALKCANEIEAGSVFINKQSTFRTDNMPFGGFKMSGMGKEGVKYAVNDMTRSKLIAMNLR
- a CDS encoding TIGR00266 family protein codes for the protein MEYEIKGGSFPMVICKLEKGETMKNEGGSMALMTSKIKMESSTGGGILKGLGRALAGDSIFLNFFTAEEDDQEIGFANSFPGKIIPIELDGNKTIIAQKSAYLASEKDVDINMHFRKKLGTGLFGGEGFILQKFSGVGIVFLEIDGEVVEYDLKEGEKLVIDQGHLAAMDESVDFDIQRVKGAKNIMFGGEGLFLGTLTGPGKVWVQTMPLSNFIEAIIPYIPRND
- a CDS encoding transcriptional regulator, whose product is METMNRNQVIQEISQLLSGGGFETSQVYYQSCFDMAARKKLLLILLKVLVNIDSVNEAHVQEIRKVASTFLASPLVVGVKSKTHKLEEDVVYERHGLPVIGIDTLKNIILYDEYPEFLADRGGYYVNINGNILKEYRDEYSLSLKDLADLAHVSRETIYKYENDMVRANPETAMILEDILNMKITVDIDLFNIKSDKTDFNKISSDNSINNEKTKDLANLGFGVLETKSTPFDALAIEKGVNDYSTEENPLIASLDSNRPEKTLHKMAISLKDLSLITDSDSFFIVNNKKIKDSLDGIPVIRSWELKEAEDSKEFLNLVKERRDN